The DNA window CAGCACGCCCACCTCGGCGGCCGCCACCGCGCGCGCGTCCCACTTGGGGTCGCGGGTGGCGAGGTAGCGGAAGCTCGCGATGAACACGATGAGAAAGCCAAGAAACGCGTTCCAGGCCAGCGGCACGTGGAAGTAGAAGATCTTCTGCACGATGCCCTGTTCCTTCTCGATGGGCGCGTAGAAGAAGACCATCACCAGCGCCACCGCCATCCACATGAACAGCGCCGACTCCAGGACGGCATTCCGTCGCGTTTGCATTGTCACTCCTCCAGTGCGTACTCGAAGACCAGCAGCGACGCGGTCACGAACACCACGTCGTACACCAGCAACAGCTTGAACCAGAAACCCGCGCTGTCGATGCCGCCCAGCGCGAAGGACGTTGTCTCCACCGCCGCGATCAGCGCGGGCACGCTGATGGGGATGAACAGCAGCGGGAGCATCAGCTCGCGCATGCGCGTGTTGGCCGCCACTACGGAGAAAAGCGTCCCCGGCGCGGCGAAGCCGATGGCACCCAGCGCGAACGAGGCCGCGAACCAGCCGATGCGCTCCGCGGGCACCGACACGTCAAAGAAAATCACGAACAGCGGCAGCACCGCAAGCTGCGTCGCCATGAGAAAAATGGTGTTGGCGAAGAACTTCCCCAGGTAGATGCCGCCCGCGTCCACCGGCGCCAGTGCGAGCGCGCGGCCCGCACCCGATTCCTTTTCGATGGCGGAGCTGCGGTTCAAGGCCAGCGTGCCGCTGAACGCGAACGCCACCCAGAAGAACCCAGCCGCCAGCCGGCGCATCTCGGGCGTGTCGCCGCCCAGCGCAAAGTTGAACACCACCAGCACCAGCACCGCAAACACGAACGCCGCGCTCACGGCGTCGCGGGTGCGCATCTCGATCTTGAGATCCTTCCACAGAACGGCGGCGGCAACTCGCAGCATGGTGGGGTTCAGGCGCGCGGCCGCTCCGGTTCGGGTGTGGGTGCGCCGCGCGTGTTGCCGGTGAAGAGCACCGTCCAGTAGGCGTGACGGAACTCGGCCAGGTCGGCCTCGGTGGTGGGCCGGTCGTAGGTGAGCGCGCCGCGCTCCAGGATAACGGCGCGCGTGGCCACCGGGTAGGCGCGCTCCACGTCGTGCGTGCTCATTAATACCGTGCCACCATGGTTGGCGAACTCGCGCAGCATGGTGGCGAGCGACTGGCTGGAGATTTCATCCAGGCCGGTGAAGGGCTCGTCGAGCAGCAGGAGCCGCGGATCGTGCACCAGCGCACGGGCGATGGCGGCGCGCTGCTTCATGCCGCGGGAGAGTTCGCGGATGGTGCTCGCGGCGCGCGTGCCCAGTTCCACCCGCTCCAGCAGTTCGATCGCGCGCGCCTCCGGGTTTGCCACGCCGTAGAGCCGCGCGAAGAAGCGCAGGTTATCCAGCACGGTAAGGTCCGAGTAGAGGCAGATGTCGTGCAGCACGAAGCCCACCGCGCGCCGCGTTTCCAATGACGCGCGCTTGATGTCCTCGCCGAAGATGCTTACGGTTCCGTCGTAGGAACGGATGAGCGATCCGGCGATCTGCAGGAAGGTGGATTTTCCGGCGCCGTTGCGCCCGAAGATGGCCACGCACTCGCCCGGCGTGACGGAGAGGTCCACGGCCCGAAGCGCGGCCACGCGGCCGTAGCGCTTGGTGAGCCCCGCGCACGCCAGCGCCGCGCTCATGAGGCCTGGGTGGGTTTGACCGCGTGCGGCGCAGCCTCCGGTTTGTGCTGTTGTTCGGGCGCCTTGCCGCCGTGTGCGCGCATGCGCAGGGCCATGACGCCCAGCTTGGTCATCAGACTTTCCCGCGCCGCCTTGTGGGCATCGTTAGAGATGGAGCCGGTGGCGTGCAGGTCGTCGAGGCGCGCGAGCCGTGTCAC is part of the Candidatus Krumholzibacteriia bacterium genome and encodes:
- a CDS encoding cytochrome C assembly protein — protein: MQTRRNAVLESALFMWMAVALVMVFFYAPIEKEQGIVQKIFYFHVPLAWNAFLGFLIVFIASFRYLATRDPKWDARAVAAAEVGVL
- a CDS encoding heme exporter protein CcmB — translated: MLRVAAAVLWKDLKIEMRTRDAVSAAFVFAVLVLVVFNFALGGDTPEMRRLAAGFFWVAFAFSGTLALNRSSAIEKESGAGRALALAPVDAGGIYLGKFFANTIFLMATQLAVLPLFVIFFDVSVPAERIGWFAASFALGAIGFAAPGTLFSVVAANTRMRELMLPLLFIPISVPALIAAVETTSFALGGIDSAGFWFKLLLVYDVVFVTASLLVFEYALEE
- a CDS encoding ABC transporter ATP-binding protein — protein: MSAALACAGLTKRYGRVAALRAVDLSVTPGECVAIFGRNGAGKSTFLQIAGSLIRSYDGTVSIFGEDIKRASLETRRAVGFVLHDICLYSDLTVLDNLRFFARLYGVANPEARAIELLERVELGTRAASTIRELSRGMKQRAAIARALVHDPRLLLLDEPFTGLDEISSQSLATMLREFANHGGTVLMSTHDVERAYPVATRAVILERGALTYDRPTTEADLAEFRHAYWTVLFTGNTRGAPTPEPERPRA